A DNA window from Mesoplasma coleopterae contains the following coding sequences:
- a CDS encoding helix-turn-helix domain-containing protein, giving the protein MKKYNEEDALLFIVAANLKKIRSHKGLTQEELGFRSGISKNYISDFERGRRNITIKVFQRLIEGLEVEPQDLLTL; this is encoded by the coding sequence ATGAAAAAGTATAATGAAGAAGATGCACTACTTTTTATAGTAGCTGCAAATTTAAAAAAAATTAGATCTCATAAGGGTTTAACCCAAGAAGAATTAGGCTTTAGATCTGGTATTTCAAAAAACTATATTTCTGATTTTGAAAGAGGAAGAAGAAATATAACAATTAAAGTTTTTCAAAGACTTATTGAGGGTCTTGAAGTAGAACCTCAAGATTTATTAACTCTTTAA
- a CDS encoding HU family DNA-binding protein: MEKQEKNKKQKNIFLKKSKSYVIKLSFTFAILITMVIFFSMKIINAIVNNRDILEAFKTIGIIPPTDLSLPNIIDYVSNIILLIVLPILVLTWIILIIKSKTKNAKNKNVETIGTKKIHHSVKAQKEEAEMVLEVENSDVDLYPHYVEDKTFFEEFNNESDSDMTLLQQRAKTDGSVLIKENLSELVKNAYKIKKYAILKNIDVDEVVLEEMTKKELILFMKKIGDELRKKEYQTLNSEDYSENSEIEITEKDSTTQISEKKQSENIDMVEAGKINQKKPLIRKNKVTKKDLIDSIFINNDSKLTKVKIKIIVDRLFELMESNLIEEGSEVKINNFAKFSTILVNETTMKDIKTGELKMVPSRKTIKFKSLKGLKESLK, from the coding sequence ATGGAGAAACAAGAAAAAAATAAAAAGCAAAAAAATATTTTTTTAAAAAAATCAAAAAGTTACGTAATTAAATTAAGTTTTACTTTTGCTATTTTGATAACAATGGTTATTTTCTTTTCAATGAAAATAATAAATGCAATAGTCAATAATAGAGATATTTTAGAAGCATTTAAAACTATTGGTATAATCCCCCCAACAGACTTAAGTTTGCCAAATATAATTGATTATGTATCTAATATTATTTTGCTAATCGTTTTACCTATTTTAGTACTTACTTGAATTATTCTAATTATTAAATCTAAAACAAAAAATGCAAAAAATAAAAATGTTGAAACAATAGGCACTAAAAAAATTCATCACTCAGTTAAAGCACAAAAAGAAGAAGCAGAAATGGTTTTAGAAGTTGAAAATTCTGATGTTGATTTATACCCTCATTATGTAGAAGACAAAACATTTTTTGAAGAATTTAATAATGAAAGTGATAGCGATATGACTTTGCTACAACAAAGAGCAAAAACTGATGGATCAGTTTTAATCAAAGAAAATTTAAGTGAGCTTGTTAAGAATGCTTATAAAATTAAGAAATACGCTATTTTAAAAAATATAGATGTTGATGAAGTAGTTTTAGAGGAAATGACTAAAAAAGAATTAATTTTATTTATGAAAAAAATAGGTGATGAATTAAGAAAAAAAGAATATCAAACTCTTAATTCAGAAGATTATTCAGAAAATAGTGAAATTGAAATTACGGAAAAAGATAGTACAACTCAAATTAGTGAAAAAAAACAATCAGAAAATATTGATATGGTTGAGGCAGGTAAAATAAATCAAAAAAAGCCCTTAATAAGAAAAAATAAAGTTACTAAAAAAGATTTAATTGATTCAATTTTCATAAACAATGATAGTAAATTGACAAAAGTTAAAATTAAAATAATTGTTGATAGATTATTTGAATTAATGGAAAGTAATTTAATTGAAGAAGGTTCAGAAGTTAAAATTAATAATTTTGCTAAGTTTTCAACAATCTTGGTTAATGAAACAACAATGAAAGACATAAAAACTGGTGAATTAAAAATGGTTCCTTCACGTAAGACCATTAAATTTAAATCATTAAAAGGTTTAAAGGAGAGTCTAAAATAA
- a CDS encoding M20 family metallopeptidase, which translates to MEINNKILLDKYFTEALEKTKELIRIPSVLADPIGNMPFGKGVNDALDYILKLGNELGFETYRDETNKYGFLEYGEGKELYVILCHLDVVPAGDMSEWVTNPFEPIEKDGKLIGRGSIDDKGPTMMNLYALKYLKDHNWKSDTYKIRMIFGLSEETTWECMEKYVADHGIASAGYVPDGLFPCVYAEKWINNMDVIANVPCDFEIKGGEAYNMICDKVSYKGPKIDEIKAKLDTMKDIHTSVNNDELIVKGKPGHASTPHVGVNAASHLAFAMNELGIKHPLIQFIAKEAHLNFNMSNIFDNIADETGDLTQNIGIIDIKDGQGMFTFNFRIPVLSEPKTKFFPIIEAAFNKYGLDHVKQRIEDAVYFPKDGEVVKNIMQVYQEITGDMISQPQAMGGGTYAKTMPNLIAFGAVMNLEDSPMHDYNEFATIEELQKMIKIYAKAITKLAK; encoded by the coding sequence ATGGAAATTAACAATAAAATATTATTAGACAAATACTTTACAGAAGCATTAGAAAAAACTAAGGAATTAATTAGAATACCTTCAGTATTAGCAGATCCAATTGGTAATATGCCTTTTGGAAAAGGGGTTAATGACGCATTAGACTATATTTTAAAATTAGGTAATGAATTAGGGTTTGAAACATACCGTGATGAAACTAACAAATATGGTTTTTTAGAATATGGTGAAGGAAAAGAACTATATGTAATCTTGTGTCATTTAGATGTAGTTCCTGCTGGAGATATGTCAGAATGAGTAACTAATCCGTTTGAACCAATTGAAAAAGATGGTAAATTAATTGGACGTGGTTCTATTGATGATAAAGGTCCAACAATGATGAATTTATATGCACTTAAATACTTAAAAGATCATAATTGAAAATCAGATACTTATAAAATTAGAATGATTTTTGGATTAAGTGAAGAAACTACATGAGAATGTATGGAAAAATATGTAGCAGATCATGGTATTGCATCAGCTGGTTATGTGCCTGATGGTTTATTCCCTTGTGTATACGCAGAGAAATGAATTAATAATATGGATGTTATTGCCAATGTGCCTTGTGATTTTGAAATTAAAGGTGGAGAGGCTTACAACATGATTTGTGATAAGGTTTCATACAAAGGACCTAAAATCGATGAGATTAAAGCTAAATTAGATACAATGAAAGACATTCATACTTCAGTTAATAATGATGAATTAATTGTTAAAGGAAAACCTGGTCATGCTTCTACTCCTCATGTTGGAGTTAACGCTGCATCTCATTTAGCATTTGCAATGAATGAATTAGGTATTAAACATCCTTTAATTCAATTTATTGCAAAAGAAGCTCATCTAAATTTCAACATGTCTAATATCTTTGATAATATTGCTGATGAAACCGGTGATCTAACTCAAAACATTGGAATCATTGACATTAAAGATGGTCAAGGAATGTTTACATTTAACTTTAGAATACCTGTTTTATCAGAACCTAAAACTAAGTTTTTCCCAATCATTGAAGCAGCATTTAATAAATATGGTTTAGATCATGTAAAACAAAGAATTGAAGATGCAGTATACTTTCCAAAAGATGGGGAAGTTGTTAAAAACATTATGCAAGTTTACCAAGAAATTACTGGAGATATGATTAGTCAACCTCAAGCAATGGGTGGAGGAACTTATGCTAAAACAATGCCTAATTTAATTGCGTTTGGTGCTGTTATGAATTTAGAAGATTCACCTATGCATGACTATAATGAATTTGCGACTATTGAAGAACTACAAAAAATGATTAAAATATATGCTAAAGCAATAACAAAATTAGCTAAATAA
- the rplU gene encoding 50S ribosomal protein L21 produces MFAIIKTGGKQIKVEAGMEIFIEKLEGELNTEVTFEEVLMVDGKFGSPLVQGAKVTGTIVKQGKGKKIRVVRYHPKKNVNKVYGHRQPYTKVKIEKIEA; encoded by the coding sequence ATGTTCGCAATTATAAAAACAGGTGGAAAACAAATTAAAGTTGAAGCTGGAATGGAAATCTTTATCGAAAAATTAGAAGGTGAATTAAACACTGAAGTAACTTTCGAAGAGGTTTTAATGGTTGATGGAAAATTTGGTAGCCCATTAGTACAAGGTGCTAAAGTTACTGGTACAATCGTTAAACAAGGTAAAGGTAAAAAAATTCGTGTAGTTAGATACCACCCTAAGAAAAACGTTAATAAAGTTTATGGTCACAGACAACCATATACAAAAGTAAAAATTGAAAAAATTGAAGCTTAA
- a CDS encoding ribosomal-processing cysteine protease Prp → MIKVKIKNEGELLKQFEISGHAESGPYGQDLVCAAVSGITFGALNALDIHFSKEVDLKVLENKIVITNNNIENQSLQTMLKMLKIQLSTIQTQYKQFIEIMEVY, encoded by the coding sequence ATGATTAAAGTCAAAATTAAAAATGAAGGTGAATTGTTAAAACAATTTGAAATATCAGGACATGCTGAATCTGGACCTTATGGACAAGATCTTGTGTGTGCAGCTGTTTCAGGAATTACATTTGGAGCATTAAATGCTTTAGATATTCACTTTTCAAAAGAAGTTGATTTGAAAGTTTTAGAAAATAAAATTGTTATTACAAATAACAATATAGAAAATCAATCTTTACAAACAATGTTGAAAATGTTAAAAATACAATTATCAACAATACAAACACAATACAAACAGTTTATAGAAATTATGGAGGTATACTAA
- a CDS encoding helix-turn-helix domain-containing protein has product MKKYNEENALILIIATNLKMIRSRKGLTQEELGFRSGISKNYISDFERGRRNITIKVFQRLIEGLEIEPQDLLTP; this is encoded by the coding sequence ATGAAAAAGTATAATGAAGAAAATGCTTTAATTTTAATTATCGCAACTAATTTAAAAATGATTAGATCACGTAAGGGTTTAACTCAAGAAGAATTAGGCTTTAGATCTGGTATTTCAAAAAATTATATTTCTGACTTTGAGAGAGGAAGAAGAAACATAACAATTAAGGTTTTTCAAAGACTTATTGAGGGTCTTGAAATAGAACCCCAAGATTTATTAACTCCTTAA
- a CDS encoding ABC transporter permease has product MVEENYEKKKTNPLQNFIKEKLIKYRRIPFIKLMKFSFKSLLKEKLFYILNLATIVISILIGIVLAFVKSGSSQVVIFNFYILFFVCCLMFVFILRMIQFFFSKNFEDKTTYIVLTNQVSRTKFFIAQYLLIILICAVNILMSFVVINIFYATFTLFHYDVFILRMTSMYVIYSLLATFFLVNFITFLIFIFTLQTTTIICTLLLALSFIANIPMSFVKANEKSYYVQFTNGDIFQLNDIYDAYSLYDHVNQGNIKYPHLSKYVYNYFLSKEMVTDQFHNTTNINYRMQMWKDLGLINPNPIVITETNLDLFSKPLRDTSVPDTWKINDKFNIQITLKDAFITNEELDELINKTVDQNTKNILVEFRSFTNEINKYFNNALQFEKYDLFYDFLFLDSGIEKSYLEKLNPTEEEIEENKVTYALKKQDVVSFYEYSVAGIRNDGFRFTNSNDLVNKQLNFNLMYSARVIEEYFIKYSSNYIIMSSNAVSKTSGDWNSYIKGRSMMRGLSYFNLYSGLWMVYTKNLGFYNNDIWFSPNSFSKIYLEDQKNLFLGYPEYEIKLTSTNMIEGNTTSNYVKPWYYLVILFGISILSFSIALYKFRKFDF; this is encoded by the coding sequence ATGGTAGAAGAAAATTATGAAAAAAAGAAGACAAATCCTTTACAAAATTTTATAAAAGAAAAACTTATCAAATATAGGAGAATCCCTTTCATTAAATTAATGAAATTTAGTTTCAAAAGTTTGCTGAAAGAAAAATTATTTTATATTTTAAACTTAGCAACTATTGTTATTTCAATTTTAATTGGAATTGTATTAGCTTTTGTAAAATCAGGAAGTTCACAAGTTGTAATATTTAACTTTTATATATTATTTTTTGTTTGTTGTTTAATGTTTGTATTTATTTTAAGAATGATTCAATTTTTCTTTAGTAAGAATTTTGAAGATAAAACAACATATATTGTTTTAACTAATCAAGTAAGCAGAACAAAGTTCTTTATAGCTCAATATTTATTAATTATTTTAATTTGTGCTGTAAATATTTTAATGAGCTTTGTTGTTATAAATATATTTTACGCAACATTTACATTGTTTCATTATGATGTATTCATACTTAGAATGACGTCAATGTATGTTATATATTCTTTACTTGCTACATTCTTTTTAGTTAACTTTATTACATTTTTAATTTTTATATTTACGTTACAAACTACTACAATTATTTGTACATTGTTACTAGCATTATCATTTATAGCAAATATCCCCATGTCTTTTGTAAAAGCAAATGAAAAAAGTTATTATGTACAATTTACAAACGGCGACATTTTTCAATTAAATGATATATATGATGCTTACAGCTTATATGATCATGTGAATCAAGGAAATATTAAATATCCCCATTTATCTAAATATGTTTACAATTATTTCCTCTCAAAAGAAATGGTTACAGATCAATTTCATAACACAACAAATATAAATTATAGAATGCAAATGTGAAAAGATTTAGGACTTATAAATCCTAATCCAATTGTTATAACAGAAACGAATTTAGATTTATTCTCAAAACCCCTTAGAGATACATCTGTTCCTGATACTTGAAAAATTAATGATAAATTTAATATTCAAATAACTTTAAAAGATGCTTTTATAACAAACGAAGAATTAGATGAACTAATTAATAAAACTGTAGATCAAAATACAAAAAATATTCTAGTAGAATTTAGAAGTTTCACAAATGAAATTAATAAATACTTTAACAATGCTCTTCAATTTGAAAAATATGATTTATTTTATGATTTCTTATTTTTAGACTCAGGAATAGAAAAAAGTTATTTAGAGAAACTTAATCCAACTGAGGAAGAAATAGAAGAAAATAAAGTAACTTATGCATTGAAAAAACAAGATGTTGTTTCATTCTATGAATATTCAGTTGCAGGAATCCGAAATGACGGATTTAGATTTACAAATTCAAATGATCTAGTCAACAAACAATTAAACTTTAATTTAATGTACTCAGCTAGAGTAATTGAAGAATATTTTATTAAATATTCAAGTAATTACATAATTATGTCTTCAAATGCGGTATCTAAAACTTCAGGAGACTGAAATAGTTACATCAAAGGCAGAAGCATGATGCGTGGCCTATCCTATTTCAACTTGTATAGTGGGTTGTGAATGGTTTATACCAAAAACTTAGGATTCTACAATAATGATATTTGATTTTCTCCTAATTCTTTCTCAAAGATTTATTTAGAAGATCAAAAGAATTTATTTTTAGGATATCCTGAATACGAAATAAAACTTACTTCTACTAATATGATTGAAGGAAATACAACATCAAATTATGTTAAACCTTGATATTATTTGGTTATTTTATTTGGAATAAGTATATTGAGTTTTTCAATTGCTTTATATAAATTTAGAAAATTTGATTTCTAA
- the rpmA gene encoding 50S ribosomal protein L27, protein MRFILNLQFFASKKGVGSTKNGRDSESKRLGAKKADGQFANAGSIIFRQRGTKIHPGQNVGRGGDDTLFALVSGIVKYEKFGKGRTRVKVVAPAE, encoded by the coding sequence ATGCGTTTTATATTAAATTTACAATTCTTCGCTTCTAAAAAAGGAGTAGGGTCAACTAAAAACGGACGTGACTCAGAATCAAAACGTTTAGGAGCTAAAAAAGCTGATGGACAATTTGCAAACGCAGGTTCAATCATCTTTAGACAAAGAGGTACAAAAATTCACCCAGGTCAAAATGTTGGACGTGGTGGAGATGATACTTTATTTGCATTAGTATCAGGAATCGTTAAATATGAAAAATTTGGAAAAGGTCGTACAAGAGTTAAAGTTGTAGCTCCTGCTGAATAA
- a CDS encoding ATP-binding cassette domain-containing protein, with protein sequence MIEFKNVTKMFTYAKGLKDVNIIINKEQIGLVGPNGAGKTTFIELLLGFHLPKKGEVIINGVKSTDKNFDISKVGYISANLDIPKKLSVIEYVGYIKELENSEKFNTNIEMFAKVLAFDLNDTSLIGSLSSGMVQKLKIILAISGDKDILIFDEPTRGLDPIAVELFEKIMEKLKEKDLTIIYCSHILEEVEKFCDRGLIIKNNTIVKDVNIKEHKSNLRESFKSFYEFTEIGDF encoded by the coding sequence ATGATTGAATTTAAAAATGTAACTAAAATGTTTACATACGCTAAAGGCTTAAAGGATGTAAACATTATTATTAATAAAGAACAAATTGGTTTAGTTGGACCTAATGGAGCTGGTAAAACAACTTTTATTGAACTATTATTAGGATTTCACTTACCAAAAAAAGGTGAAGTAATAATTAATGGAGTTAAATCAACTGATAAAAATTTTGATATTAGTAAAGTTGGTTATATATCAGCTAATTTAGATATTCCTAAAAAACTAAGTGTTATTGAATATGTAGGATATATTAAAGAATTAGAAAATAGTGAAAAGTTTAACACTAACATTGAAATGTTTGCTAAAGTATTAGCATTTGATTTAAATGATACTTCACTAATTGGTAGCTTGTCATCTGGGATGGTGCAAAAATTAAAAATTATTTTAGCAATATCAGGAGATAAAGATATCTTAATTTTTGATGAACCAACAAGAGGATTAGACCCAATTGCAGTAGAGTTATTTGAAAAAATTATGGAAAAATTAAAAGAAAAAGATTTAACAATTATTTATTGTTCTCATATATTAGAAGAAGTTGAAAAATTTTGTGATCGTGGATTAATTATTAAAAATAACACTATTGTTAAAGATGTAAATATTAAAGAACATAAATCAAATTTAAGAGAAAGCTTTAAATCATTTTATGAATTTACTGAAATAGGGGATTTTTAA
- a CDS encoding GNAT family N-acetyltransferase produces MKKKFKMHNAYANDLINNFTKYYANPIEEYIKQNFNWETDHVCLINSDLNNTITAVSNDLLKLDDEQVKQITKNTQEMAWINFSNNDHNENHDILIKNHFDLLHVYQGMVLQTKDWDIKDSLTNPHIKVVETKAEVEKFTSIIENTFDLETIVLDKYLPIHKYNIENKVNHMILVKDENDNFVGTGNIYFDDEHAIIDDISVLVEARGKGYAKMIMFYLISYAKQIGKSEVLLFGTEDGTPVYEKIGFKLIDTYMEVFYKK; encoded by the coding sequence ATGAAGAAGAAATTTAAGATGCATAATGCATATGCAAATGATTTAATTAATAATTTTACTAAATACTATGCTAACCCAATTGAAGAATATATTAAGCAAAACTTTAATTGAGAAACTGACCATGTTTGTCTAATAAATAGTGATCTAAATAATACAATCACAGCTGTTTCAAATGATTTATTGAAACTAGATGATGAACAAGTTAAACAGATTACTAAAAATACACAAGAAATGGCTTGAATTAACTTTTCAAATAATGATCATAATGAAAATCATGATATTTTAATTAAAAATCATTTTGATTTATTACATGTTTATCAAGGAATGGTTTTACAAACAAAAGACTGAGATATAAAAGATAGTTTAACTAATCCACATATTAAAGTAGTTGAAACAAAAGCTGAAGTTGAAAAATTTACTAGTATTATCGAAAATACATTTGACTTAGAAACAATTGTATTAGATAAATATTTACCTATTCATAAATACAATATAGAAAATAAAGTTAATCATATGATTTTAGTTAAAGACGAAAATGATAATTTTGTTGGAACAGGAAATATTTACTTTGATGATGAACATGCAATTATTGATGATATATCAGTATTAGTAGAAGCTAGAGGAAAAGGTTATGCTAAGATGATAATGTTTTACTTAATATCTTATGCAAAACAAATAGGAAAATCTGAGGTTTTACTATTTGGAACTGAAGATGGAACTCCTGTTTATGAAAAGATTGGATTTAAACTAATTGATACTTATATGGAAGTATTTTATAAAAAATAG
- a CDS encoding lipoprotein → MKKLLGILAATGIAASSASLVVACGSKESKGTVVDLEKALSGYTATNDTDEQEIISELQKVKGLEKLDKKEIAVVTQIATEKTEGSVWIHATNQAKLISGEIVLNIGETPAVDLATALTDVYFDKKPTDQDVIDALRQVKGLKHLEANEVSFDLSSLDGQPNTKDGATEGIYEIPVKATTSAKIVTGKGNIIVDLSVINLEELKEKVNGLTDKSTDEEIAAAINAAWKTANPNSKKTISKEDVEIERKPGKVGTEGSITVKAKDSSSEKVTGEVTIATAALAKINLKEALSDLTLQTPTDTPAGDTQSDEETTKVPSFEEQILNHINTKYSSVLPEETKVASSDLTIETSKEPQISEVGTLTVTAKGYVAETLFADENNGEGGEGGTTTPPAPEESKESKLVTGTTELAIPALPKLDLTELLTPDTEVTNDTTNDEIIAIINEAIAGEGQTDQTKAGSPIEITAADLDITKTASTSKAEGSIIVKAKSTSKLVQGEVKLTIAKITKKNLQDWNRGGESTPFANYEPKNGSTEASIQSEVLELIKKEKGLSVVTADDVNITVTISSKPQIDSVKEVEEKYWDINIQAKPTSEYLIGSMSMNKKEAAEAKPSYDEVKAQATAYLDRYTPTVKAWAEGQNVPVSQEAINGMSETLTKNLKGNAAKLIKEIKVIKENEKFYAVVEFKHDTTWSGNLNADLATQRKIELSFKPAENQVLSFNLSNKYFN, encoded by the coding sequence ATGAAAAAATTATTAGGTATTTTAGCTGCGACCGGTATAGCAGCTAGTAGCGCAAGCCTAGTAGTAGCCTGTGGGTCAAAAGAATCAAAAGGAACAGTTGTAGACTTAGAAAAAGCACTTTCAGGTTACACTGCAACAAATGATACTGATGAGCAGGAAATTATTAGCGAATTACAAAAAGTCAAGGGATTAGAAAAACTTGATAAAAAAGAAATTGCAGTTGTTACACAAATAGCAACTGAAAAAACAGAAGGTAGTGTATGAATTCATGCAACTAACCAAGCAAAATTGATCTCAGGGGAAATCGTATTAAACATTGGTGAAACACCAGCAGTTGATTTAGCAACAGCATTAACAGATGTTTACTTTGATAAAAAACCAACTGATCAAGATGTTATTGATGCTTTAAGACAAGTTAAAGGATTAAAACATTTAGAAGCAAATGAAGTTTCATTTGATTTATCTAGTTTAGATGGTCAACCTAATACAAAAGATGGAGCAACTGAGGGAATTTATGAAATTCCAGTTAAAGCAACAACTTCAGCTAAAATTGTTACAGGTAAAGGAAATATCATTGTTGATTTATCTGTAATTAATTTAGAAGAATTAAAAGAAAAAGTTAACGGATTAACTGACAAATCAACTGATGAAGAAATTGCAGCAGCAATTAATGCAGCTTGAAAAACAGCAAATCCAAATTCTAAAAAAACAATTTCTAAAGAAGATGTAGAAATTGAAAGAAAACCAGGTAAAGTTGGAACAGAAGGTTCAATTACTGTTAAAGCAAAAGATAGTAGTAGTGAAAAAGTAACTGGTGAAGTTACAATTGCAACTGCTGCTTTAGCAAAAATAAATTTAAAAGAAGCTTTAAGTGATTTAACTTTACAAACACCAACTGATACACCAGCAGGTGATACTCAATCAGATGAAGAAACAACTAAAGTGCCTTCATTTGAAGAACAAATTTTAAATCACATTAACACTAAATATAGTAGTGTATTACCTGAAGAAACAAAAGTAGCATCTTCAGACTTAACAATTGAAACATCAAAAGAACCACAAATTAGTGAAGTAGGAACTTTAACTGTTACTGCTAAAGGTTACGTGGCAGAAACTTTATTTGCAGATGAAAACAATGGAGAAGGTGGAGAAGGTGGAACTACAACACCACCAGCACCAGAAGAATCAAAAGAATCAAAATTAGTAACTGGAACAACTGAATTAGCAATTCCAGCATTACCAAAATTAGATTTAACAGAATTATTAACACCTGATACAGAAGTTACAAATGATACAACTAATGATGAAATTATAGCTATTATTAACGAAGCAATTGCTGGTGAAGGTCAAACAGATCAAACAAAAGCTGGATCACCAATTGAAATTACAGCAGCAGATTTAGATATTACTAAAACTGCTTCAACTTCAAAAGCTGAAGGTTCAATTATTGTTAAAGCAAAATCAACTTCAAAATTAGTTCAAGGTGAAGTAAAATTAACAATTGCAAAAATTACAAAGAAAAACTTACAAGATTGAAATAGAGGTGGAGAATCTACTCCATTCGCAAATTATGAACCTAAAAATGGATCAACAGAAGCTTCAATTCAATCAGAAGTTTTAGAATTAATTAAAAAAGAAAAAGGTTTATCAGTAGTTACTGCTGATGATGTAAATATTACAGTTACTATTTCTTCAAAACCTCAAATAGATTCAGTTAAAGAAGTAGAAGAAAAATACTGAGATATTAATATCCAAGCTAAACCAACTTCAGAATACTTAATTGGATCAATGTCAATGAATAAAAAAGAAGCTGCTGAAGCTAAACCAAGTTATGATGAAGTTAAGGCACAAGCAACAGCTTACTTAGATAGATATACACCAACTGTTAAGGCTTGAGCAGAAGGACAAAATGTACCAGTTAGTCAAGAAGCTATTAATGGAATGTCAGAAACTTTAACTAAAAATTTAAAAGGTAATGCTGCTAAATTAATTAAAGAAATTAAAGTAATTAAAGAAAACGAAAAATTCTATGCAGTTGTTGAATTTAAACACGATACAACTTGAAGTGGAAACCTAAATGCTGATTTAGCTACTCAAAGAAAAATTGAATTGTCTTTTAAACCTGCTGAAAATCAAGTTTTATCATTCAACCTATCAAACAAATACTTTAACTAA
- a CDS encoding DnaJ domain-containing protein, with product MRNTKRTVLVSKYDYFESFEEFPFNSEFNNTKEYLLKNNFSFTTTNDVIKELKEAQSKILNFWLVEQRKLLKAFDQTGLEDNYQNRNFLMKFYNESLNIYMKVVTQGFVPRILKAKIDFLKGDALLDIDKEVNLMHSWFTKAIDELINELYKQSGVYQQSESYTNNSQYQQYSYQQQRQSKMSDQFSDINWAYQTLGVTEKSTSDEIKKQYRKLAMTYHPDKNKTTEAKDKMVEINRAYQFLKSINKVN from the coding sequence ATGAGAAATACTAAAAGAACAGTTTTAGTATCAAAATATGATTATTTTGAAAGCTTTGAAGAGTTTCCTTTTAACTCAGAATTTAATAATACTAAAGAATATTTATTAAAAAATAACTTTTCATTTACAACAACAAATGATGTGATTAAAGAATTAAAAGAAGCCCAGTCAAAAATATTAAATTTTTGATTAGTTGAACAAAGAAAACTATTAAAAGCTTTTGACCAAACTGGTTTAGAAGATAATTATCAAAATCGTAATTTTTTAATGAAATTTTATAATGAATCTTTAAATATATATATGAAGGTAGTTACTCAAGGTTTTGTGCCGAGAATACTAAAAGCTAAAATAGATTTTTTAAAAGGGGATGCGTTGTTAGATATTGATAAAGAAGTTAATTTAATGCATTCATGATTTACCAAGGCTATTGATGAATTAATTAATGAATTGTATAAACAATCTGGAGTTTATCAACAATCAGAATCATATACAAATAATTCCCAATATCAACAATATTCATATCAACAACAAAGACAATCAAAAATGTCAGATCAATTTAGTGATATTAACTGAGCTTATCAAACACTTGGTGTTACTGAAAAATCAACAAGTGATGAAATTAAAAAACAATATCGCAAATTAGCAATGACTTACCATCCAGATAAAAATAAAACAACAGAAGCAAAAGATAAAATGGTTGAAATAAATCGAGCTTATCAATTTTTAAAATCAATTAACAAGGTTAATTAA